From a region of the Eleutherodactylus coqui strain aEleCoq1 unplaced genomic scaffold, aEleCoq1.hap1 HAP1_SCAFFOLD_99, whole genome shotgun sequence genome:
- the LOC136598647 gene encoding histone H1B-like, with amino-acid sequence MAETAPAAAPPAAEPAAKSKKQPKKSAAGGAKKSKKSSGPGVSELIVRAVSASKERSGVSLAALKKALAAGGYDVEKNNSRLKLAVKSLVTKGSLLQVKGSGASGSFKLNKKQETKDKPAKKKPASAAKPKKPAGAKKAAKSPKKPKKAPAKSPKKAKKPAAAAAKKVAKSPKKASKPKAAPKPKKVTKSPAKKAAKPKAAKSPAKKAVKAKRSAAKK; translated from the coding sequence ATGgcagaaaccgcgccagccgccgCTCCTCCTGCCGCCGAGCCGGCTGCCAAATCCAAGAAGCAGCCGAAGAAATCCGCCGCAGGGGGCGCCAAGAAAAGCAAGAAGTCCTCCGGTCCCGGCGTGTCGGAGCTGATCGTCAGAGCCGTGTCCGCCTCTAAAGAGCGCAGCGGGGTGTCTCTAGCCGCCCTGAAGAAGGCTCTGGCTGCCGGAGGGTACGATGTAGAGAAGAATAACAGCCGCCTGAAGCTGGCCGTCAAGTCTCTGGTCACCAAGGGCAGCCTGCTCCAGGTGAAAGGCAGCGGCGCCTCGGGCTCCTTCAAGCTGAACAAGAAGCAGGAGACTAAGGACAAGCCGGCCAAAAAGAAGCCAGCGTCTGCGGCCAAGCCCAAGAAGCCCGCTGGAGCCAAGAAAGCGGCGAAATCTCCTAAGAAGCCCAAGAAGGCTCCGGCCAAAAGCccgaaaaaagcaaagaaacctGCAGCGGCCGCCGCCAAGAAAGTGGCCAAGAGCCCGAAGAAAGCCTCAAAGCCGAAGGCCGCCCCAAAGCCCAAGAAGGTGACGAAGAGTCCGGCTAAGAAGGCGGCCAAACCCAAAGCTGCCAAGAGTCCAGCTAAGAAGGCTGTTAAAGCCAAGAGGAGTGCGGCTAAGAAATAA
- the LOC136598631 gene encoding histone H3 has translation MARTKQTARKSTGGKAPRKQLATKAARKSAPATGGVKKPHRYRPGTVALREIRRYQKSTELLIRKLPFQRLVREIAQDFKTDLRFQSSAVMALQEASEAYLVGLFEDTNLCAIHAKRVTIMPKDIQLARRIRGERA, from the coding sequence ATGGCCAGAACCAAGCAGACCGCTCGTAAATCCACCGGAGGGAAAGCTCCCCGCAAGCAGCTGGCTACGAAGGCCGCCAGGAAGAGCGCTCCTGCCACCGGCGGAGTGAAGAAGCCTCACCGCTACCGTCCAGGTACagtggctctccgtgaaatccgtCGCTACCAGAAGTCCACCGAGCTGCTGATCCGTAAGCTTCCCTTCCAGCGCCTGGTGAGAGAGATCGCCCAGGACTTCAAGACTGACCTGCGCTTCCAGAGCTCAGCGGTCATGGCCCTGCAGGAGGCCAGCGAGGCTTACCTGGTAGGACTGTTCGAGGACACCAATCTGTGCGCCATCCACGCCAAGCGGGTCACCATCATGCCCAAAGACATCCAGCTGGCCCGCAGGATTCGCGGAGAGAGGGCTTAG